From the Streptomonospora nanhaiensis genome, the window GCCCACTCCGGCCTGGGCATGGCCATCGGCTCCTCGGGCATCCTCATCGCGCTGGCCAGCTCGGTCACCGGCCTGGCCGGGCTGCTGGTGTTCACGGCGCCGCTGCTGGTCACCCAGGTCGCGTTCCGCCGCTTCGCCGAGATCCGGCTCACCTACCTGCAGACCGTGCGCGCGCTGTCGCGGGTCACCGAGGTCGGCGGATACGTGGCCACCGGCCACTCCCGGCGGGTCAGCCGCCTGGCCAAGACCATCGGCACCGAGCTGGGCATGCGCGAGTCGGAGCTGCTGGAGCTGGAGTACGCCGCGCTGATGCACGACATCGGCCAGCTCTCCCTGCGCGACCCCATCGCCAACGGCGCCACCGTCTACGCCCTGCCGCGCGAGCAGCGGCGCATCGCCGAGCTGGGGTCGGCGGTCATCCGCGAGACCGGCGTGCTCGACACCGTGGCCGAGCTGGTCCGGCGCCAGTGCGAGCCCTGCACCGGCGACAGCGGCAACGACCCCCCGCCGCTGGGCAGCCGGATCATCAAGGTCGCCAACGCCATCGACGACCTGGTCAGCGACTCCGCCGACTCCGAGCGGGTGCAGTCGGCGCTGGAGCGGCTGCGCATGGACGCCGGCACCGAGTACGACCCCGAGGTGGTCGAGGCCGCGGCCCGCGTCATCGCCCGGTCCAGCGAGCGCCGCTGACCGCTGCCCCTGGCGTGCGCGGGCGTACGGCGGGTAGTGCCCACAGGCGAGGGCACCGTCCGCGCGGCGCGCACCCCGGGTGCGGCCCGCGGCCGGTCGAAGCCCGCGACGTCCCGTTGAGGAGTGCGCAATGGCCGAGATCCGCGCCGAGATGGTGGCGAACGTCTTCAAGGTGAACGCGGCCGAGGGCGACCGCGTGGACGAAGGCGACACCCTGTTCGTTCTGGAGTCCATGAAGATGGAGGTCCCGGTCCAGGTCGAGGACCCCGGCCGGGTCATCAGCATCCAGGTGGACGAGGGCGACGTCGTGCAGGAGGGCGACCTGCTGGCGGTCGTGGAGTCCTGACCCCCGCCCGCGCGGGCCGGCCCGCCCGGCCGCGCGCTGGGGTAGGTTCGTGCGCCATGGCCATCACCGAAGGACTCCGGGGCGCCGCCGAACTGCGGGTGGGCGCCGAGGACACCGCCGCCGCCCTGGGCAGCGGAGACGTCGACGTGCTGGGCACCCCGCGCGCGCTCGCGCTGGCCGAGGCCGCCACGGTGGCCGCCCTCACCGGCCGCCTCGCCGAGGGCGAGACCACGGTGGGCACCGAGGTCGCGCTGTCGCACCTGGCGGCCTCGCCCGTGGGCGCCGTGGTCCGCGCCGAGGCGCGGCTGCGCCTGGTCGACGGCCGGCGCCTGGTCTTCGACGTCGCCCTGGCCCATCCCGACGGCCGCGCGGTGGCGCGCGGCACGGTCGAGCGGGTGGTGGTGAACCGCGCCCGGTTCACCGCCGGGGCCCGCGCCTAGACCCCCATGGTCTTGCGCGGGTAGACGTTGCCGGGGTCGGTGGCGATGTTGACCAGGTAGGGCACCCCGGAGTCGAACGCGCGGCGCAGGGCCGGGCCGATCTCGGCGGGGTCGGTGACCAGTTCGCCGCCGCCGCCCAGGGCCCGCACGACCTCGTCGTAGCGGGTCTGGGGGGTCAGTTCGGCGATCACGTCGTAGCCGTAGATCATCTGCATGGGCGCCTTCTCCAGGCCCCAGATGCCGTTGTTGCCGCACACCATCACCACCGGCAGCCGGTGGCGCACCAGGGTGTCGACGTCCATCAGCGAGAACCCGGCGGCGCCGTCGCCCAGCAGGGTCACGACCTGGGAGGAGGGCCGCGACAGCCGGGCGGCGATGGAGTAGCCCATGCCGGTGCCCAGGCAGCCGAACGGGCCGGGGTCCAGCCACTGGCCGGGGTGCTTGGGCTCGATGTACTTGCCGGCGTAGGAGACGAAGTCGCCGCCGTCGCCGATCACGACCGCGTCGTCGTCCAGCAGCCGGTTCAGTTCGCCGTAGACGCGCGCCGGGTGGATGGGGTCGGCGTCGCTGGCCAGGGCCTCGGCGTCGGCGGCGACGGCCGCTGCCGCCGCCTCGGCGATCTCGGCGCGCCAGCGGGCCGCCGCCGCCGTGGGCTTGGCGGCCTCGGCGATCCCGCGCAGCGCCGCCGACAGGTCGCCGGACACCGCGGCCACCGGGGTCATGTGCCGGGTGAGCTGGGCGGGGGAGTCGGCCACGTGCACCACCTTGGCCGGCGGCGCGCCGTCCCTGCCGCCGAACAGGCCGTGGCCCAGCCGGAAGTCCAGCGGGGTGCCCACGACCACCACGAGGTCGGCGCGGCCCAGCGCGGCGCCGCGCGCGCGGCTGGCCAGCAGCGGGTGGCCGCCCGGGAGCACGCCGCGGCCCTGGCCGTTGGTGACGACCGGCACCCCCAGTTCCTCGGCGGCCTCCAGGGCGGCCCGCTCGGCGCCGTCGAGCCAGACGTCGGAGCCGTAGACGAGCACCGGGCGCTCGGCCTCGCTCAGCAGCCGGGCGACCTCGGCGACGGCCTCGGGGTCGGGGGTGCGGTCGGCGGGCGCGGGGGCGCCGGCGAGGTCGGTCTCGGCCTGGTCGTAGAGCCGGTCCATGGGGATGTCGAGGAAGACCGGGCCGCGGTGCGCGGTGTTGGCCAGCATGGCGGCCTCGTCCACGGCCGCGCCGATCCCGTCGGTGGCGTGCACGGTCCAGGCGCGCTTGGTGATGGTCTCCAGCAGCGGCGGCTGGTCCAGTTCCTGCAGCAGGCCCTGCCCCCACCGGCCGTCAGGGGCCCGGCCGCCGACCACCACCAGCGGCGAGCCGTTGAAGTGGGCGGTGGCCACGCCGCTGACGACGTTGGTGACCCCCGGGCCGGCGGTCACCACGGCCAGGCCGGCGCGGCGGGTGAGCTTGCCGACGGCCTCGGCCGCGAACACCGCGGTCTGCTCGTGGCGGACGTCCAGCAGCCGCATGGTGGGCTCGGGCTTCACCGCGCCGTCGTAGAGCGGGAAGACGTGGCCGCCGCTGAGGGTGAACATCGTGTCGATGCCGTGGTGGCGGGCGACCTCGACGGCGTGTGTGCCGCCGTGGCCGGACAGGCGGCCGTGGAAAGGGGTCGGCGGGGAGGGCGGCGGCGTGGGCATGCTGGGCGGCACACTCCTTTTGGGTGCGGCGGGGGCGGTGGGGCGGGGCCCACCGATGCTACCGGTGGGTAAGTCGCCCCGAGCCTAGTGACACCGCCCACACCCGGGCAAGGGGCAGGGGCGGGCCCGGCCGGTCACTCCACCTCGGGCGGGCGCAGCCGGGTGACGAACTTGTACCGGTCGCCGCGGTAGAGCGAGCGCACCCACTCCACCGGGTGGCCCTCGCCGTCGAAGCTGTGCTGGCAGTGCAGCACCAGGGGCAGGCCGACGTCCACGCCCAGCAGCCGCGCCTCGTTGGGGGTGGCCAGCACGGTCTCGATGGTGGCCTCGGCCTCGACCAGGCGGACCTCGTAGGCGCTGGCCAGCGCCTCGTACAGCGAGGCGTAGCGGTCGAGCTGGCGGCGCAGGCCCGGAAAGCGCCGGGCCGCCAGGTGGGCGGTCTCCACCGCCATGGGCTCGCCGTTGGCCAGCCGCAGCCGCTCGATGCGCAGCACCCGCCCGCCCGAGCGGATCGCCAGCAGCTCGGCCAGCTGGTCGTCGGCGTTGATGTAGCTCACGTCGAGGATGCGGGTGGCCGGGTGCAGCCCGTGGGAGCGCATCTCCTGGGTGTAGCTGGTGAGCTGGAGCACCTGGGCGACCTTGGGCTTGGCCACGAACGTGCCCTTGCCCTGGATGCGCAGCAGCCGGCCCTCGACCACCATCTCGGTCAGCGCCTGGCGCACGGTTGTGCGCGAGGTGCCGAACTGGGCCGCGAGCGCGCGCTCCGGCGGGACCGGGTTGCCGGCCGGCATGGCCTCGATGAGTTCCAGGAGCAGCTTCTTGACCTGGTAGTACTTTGGAACTCGGTGACCGTCTTCGAGCGTTCGCTGACCCGTCACGTCGGACCCCTCCACCGCTTCCCCGGACACTATTGGTTTGGACCACTGGTCGAGTGCATTCCTATGAGTATGCCCGCAACCGTGGGATGATTTGTTAGTGCCTCACCTCAGTGATCTCATCCGACGCTATACGGCGCTCAAGACCGCCGATCTGGAGTGGTTCCACTCCCTGGTGTCGGACTGGCAGCTCCTGGCCGACCTCTCCTTCGCCGACCTGGTGCTCTGGGTGCGGCTGCGCGACGACACCGGGTGGGTGGCGGTCTCGCAGATGCGCCCGACCACGGGCCCCACGGCCTTCCAGGACGACCTGGTCGAGACCGTGCTGCGCGACGGCGACGTGACCGAGATCGCGGCGCCGCCCGAGCCCACCAGGGTGTCCGGCCGGCGCGGCCTGATCGACCGCGCCTGGACCGAGGGCCGCATCTGCCGCGAGGGCGACCCCGACTGGTCGGGCGGGGTCCCGGTGCGCGAGGAGACCATCCCGGTGCGCCGCGACGGCAAGCTGATCGGGGTGATCCAGCGCAGTACCAACCTCAGCTCGGCGCGCACGCCCAGCCGGCTGGAGCTGACCTACCTGCAGAGCGCCAGCGACCTCGCGCAGATGATCGCCGAGGGGGCCTTCCCCTTCAGCGACCAGGGGCCGCTGATGGTGCGCTCGCCCCGCGTGGGCGACGGCCTGCTGCGGCTGGACCAGGACGGCGAGGTGGTCTACGCCAGCCCCAACGCGCTGTCGGCCTACCGGCGCCTGGGCCTGACCGCCGACCTGGTGGGCACCCGGCTGGCCCAGACCACGCTGGAGCTGGCGGCGGCCGGCGACGCCCGCGACGAGTCGCTGACCTGGACCGCCGGCGGCCGCGTGCCCCAGGAGGCCGAGGTCGAGGCGCGCGGGTCCACCATCCAGCTGCGCTCCATCCCGCTGGTGGTGGGCGGTGTGCGGATCGGCGCGCTGGTCATGGTCCGCGACGTCACCGAGCTGCGGCGGCGCGAACGCGAGCTGATGACCAAGGACGCCACCATCCGCGAGATCCACCACCGGGTGAAGAACAACCTGCAGACGGTGGCGGCGCTGCTGCGGCTCCAGTCGCGGCGGCTGCACGTGCCCGAGGGGCGGGCCGCCCTGGACGAGGCGGTGCGCCGGGTGGGCTCCATCGCCATCGTGCACGAGATGCTGTCGCACACCCCCGACGAGATCGTCGACTTCGACGACATCGCCGACCGGGTGATCGAGATGGCGGCCGAGGTGTCCTCCACCGAGGCCGCCGTGGTGCCGCGCCGCTCGGGCCACTTCGGGCTGCTGTCGGCGCTGGTGGCCACCCCGCTGTCGATGGTGCTCACCGAGCTGGTGCAGAATGCCGTGGAGCACGGGCTGTCCTACGGCCCCGGGCGGATCGAGGTCCGCGCCCAGCGCGTGGACCCCCCGCTCGACGCCGAGGGGAGGGGCGGCCGGCTGCTGATCGAGGTCACCGACGACGGGGGAGGGCTGCCCGACGACTTCGACATGGAGAGCACGGCCAGCCTGGGCCTGCAGATCGTGCGGACGCTGGTCGTCGGCGAGCTGGGCGGCTCACTGGAGGTCAAGCCGCGCGAGGACGGCGGCACCCGGGTGGCCATCGAGCTGCCGGTGGAGCACCACACCGCGTCGCTGCCCTAGCGGGGGAGCGGGCGGCCGGGGTGCGGGGGCCGGGACCGGCCGGCGGTGGGTCCGCTCCCGGCGGCGATCCCGCTTCTGCGGCCACGTCCGCTCCGGCACCGGGTGCGGCGGACGTGATAACAGAGGCGGGGTCACTGCGCGGACGGGGAGCGGCGCGGGCCGGTGCCCGGCGGGCCTGCTCGGGGGAAGTCCCGGGGGAGACGTCCGCTCAGGCGCGGAGCATGGCTCCCACGGGGGTGCGGCGGCGCTTCAGCGCGCGGCGTTCGTCCTCGCTCATGCCGCCCCAGACACCGCCGTCCTGGCCGGTCTCCAGCGCCCAGCGCAGACACGCGGCACTCACCGGACAGGAGCGGCACACGGCCTTGGCCTCTTCGATCTGGAGCACGGCCGGACCGGAGTTGCCGATGGGGAAGAACAGTTCGGGGTCCTCGTCACGGCAGGCGGCGTGGTGGCGCCAGTCCATGCGGATCACTCCTCACAGTGAGGGAAGCGTGCGCTTGTGAACGAATTGTGAACGGATTCACTAAGTCGTGGACGACCGACGGGTCGCTGTCGTCGTTGACGCCTGGTCCGGCAGACCCGGACGGCCGGGCGTGCAGGGAGAGTCGACAGGGCCCCACAAAGCCGCGCCGCGCTCTGTGACCTGGAAACACTCTTTAACTCGCCCGTAACGTGCGGCGACACTTTGAGCGTGACAGGGTTGATCGGCGCATGCAAGAGTGCCGCTGAGCCAACCTGGGCTTCGGCGTGTCGTGTGCGTCACAGGTGTTATCGACGCGATATTTCCCGCGGATTAACCGACGATTCGTAATGCCTTTGGTACGGATTGGAGATTGACCCGCCGGCGGTGGCCGAGGTACTCGCCGTCGATCTGGAACGCGCGGGGAGAGCGTGAGGTAATGGTCACCTCGGACTGGTCGTGCCAGGTGACAAAGCCCGGACCGTAGGGCGGGACTCCCTTGTGCGACAGCATCTGGCGCAGCAGTTGCGCGGTGCGCGCGGTGTTCATCTGGGTGAGCGCGAACAGGTCCAGGCCAAGCTCGAACCGCGACCGCGGGGTGGGCTGCACCGGCACCGCGCCCGCGTAGGTCCACGGGGTGGTGTTGGTGACCAGCGCGAAGTACAG encodes:
- a CDS encoding sensor histidine kinase, whose translation is MPHLSDLIRRYTALKTADLEWFHSLVSDWQLLADLSFADLVLWVRLRDDTGWVAVSQMRPTTGPTAFQDDLVETVLRDGDVTEIAAPPEPTRVSGRRGLIDRAWTEGRICREGDPDWSGGVPVREETIPVRRDGKLIGVIQRSTNLSSARTPSRLELTYLQSASDLAQMIAEGAFPFSDQGPLMVRSPRVGDGLLRLDQDGEVVYASPNALSAYRRLGLTADLVGTRLAQTTLELAAAGDARDESLTWTAGGRVPQEAEVEARGSTIQLRSIPLVVGGVRIGALVMVRDVTELRRRERELMTKDATIREIHHRVKNNLQTVAALLRLQSRRLHVPEGRAALDEAVRRVGSIAIVHEMLSHTPDEIVDFDDIADRVIEMAAEVSSTEAAVVPRRSGHFGLLSALVATPLSMVLTELVQNAVEHGLSYGPGRIEVRAQRVDPPLDAEGRGGRLLIEVTDDGGGLPDDFDMESTASLGLQIVRTLVVGELGGSLEVKPREDGGTRVAIELPVEHHTASLP
- a CDS encoding thioesterase family protein; its protein translation is MAITEGLRGAAELRVGAEDTAAALGSGDVDVLGTPRALALAEAATVAALTGRLAEGETTVGTEVALSHLAASPVGAVVRAEARLRLVDGRRLVFDVALAHPDGRAVARGTVERVVVNRARFTAGARA
- a CDS encoding biotin/lipoyl-binding carrier protein, with protein sequence MAEIRAEMVANVFKVNAAEGDRVDEGDTLFVLESMKMEVPVQVEDPGRVISIQVDEGDVVQEGDLLAVVES
- a CDS encoding acetolactate synthase, which translates into the protein MPTPPPSPPTPFHGRLSGHGGTHAVEVARHHGIDTMFTLSGGHVFPLYDGAVKPEPTMRLLDVRHEQTAVFAAEAVGKLTRRAGLAVVTAGPGVTNVVSGVATAHFNGSPLVVVGGRAPDGRWGQGLLQELDQPPLLETITKRAWTVHATDGIGAAVDEAAMLANTAHRGPVFLDIPMDRLYDQAETDLAGAPAPADRTPDPEAVAEVARLLSEAERPVLVYGSDVWLDGAERAALEAAEELGVPVVTNGQGRGVLPGGHPLLASRARGAALGRADLVVVVGTPLDFRLGHGLFGGRDGAPPAKVVHVADSPAQLTRHMTPVAAVSGDLSAALRGIAEAAKPTAAAARWRAEIAEAAAAAVAADAEALASDADPIHPARVYGELNRLLDDDAVVIGDGGDFVSYAGKYIEPKHPGQWLDPGPFGCLGTGMGYSIAARLSRPSSQVVTLLGDGAAGFSLMDVDTLVRHRLPVVMVCGNNGIWGLEKAPMQMIYGYDVIAELTPQTRYDEVVRALGGGGELVTDPAEIGPALRRAFDSGVPYLVNIATDPGNVYPRKTMGV
- a CDS encoding GntR family transcriptional regulator; translated protein: MTGQRTLEDGHRVPKYYQVKKLLLELIEAMPAGNPVPPERALAAQFGTSRTTVRQALTEMVVEGRLLRIQGKGTFVAKPKVAQVLQLTSYTQEMRSHGLHPATRILDVSYINADDQLAELLAIRSGGRVLRIERLRLANGEPMAVETAHLAARRFPGLRRQLDRYASLYEALASAYEVRLVEAEATIETVLATPNEARLLGVDVGLPLVLHCQHSFDGEGHPVEWVRSLYRGDRYKFVTRLRPPEVE
- a CDS encoding HD-GYP domain-containing protein → MMTRDAQGTHPPRTARRWGVREPMRSLVIVVAAAFSGGSLLWTLVTGFVDPRTALAFGVLIAVGELARITLPGHREVAPVASAGAIGYTFLLSIGGHAVHHSSWQVLAVVTMGFALGELPHIAAGRTPDWGDLARRVMIIVVMTLPFRPYVSELAPTPQTIDWWLVLVIMAGLVLAGWLTDAVIAAAIRAEPLRGRFAVALRDELRAHSGLGMAIGSSGILIALASSVTGLAGLLVFTAPLLVTQVAFRRFAEIRLTYLQTVRALSRVTEVGGYVATGHSRRVSRLAKTIGTELGMRESELLELEYAALMHDIGQLSLRDPIANGATVYALPREQRRIAELGSAVIRETGVLDTVAELVRRQCEPCTGDSGNDPPPLGSRIIKVANAIDDLVSDSADSERVQSALERLRMDAGTEYDPEVVEAAARVIARSSERR
- a CDS encoding WhiB family transcriptional regulator, with amino-acid sequence MDWRHHAACRDEDPELFFPIGNSGPAVLQIEEAKAVCRSCPVSAACLRWALETGQDGGVWGGMSEDERRALKRRRTPVGAMLRA